A genomic segment from Flavobacterium inviolabile encodes:
- a CDS encoding glycosyltransferase family 87 protein, with protein sequence MKALTGKYYGLLPLLLLCGFYIVKATGFSLHDFGNYYFGGYFFAQGTFTADMYFPYIFNRDIAALGYESLFLSYAPNTPFLTILFYPFHFLDPFTAKLIFNLLSTFLFLYSTSRLVAFYKIKPVYAAIIPVLFFLPVKNNLLFGQLYFLLFFLLAEGWLAYEKKQLFRMSLFWSMAVLIKVFPVMLIAFLLFKKAYKPAAYLIFCCALLTIGSVLLNGVEVWFFFFEKVLPKASNGEIATAFVDNYQSVYMFLKRIFITDAIENPYPAVNNPFLFHLLLMSFKLGLVFMGYYITQIKKNTLFVFSYWIIIMLLLSPYGSTYTFILLLFPFFSIVNTNSSPIVKCGFILLLCGSCNWPLHFFTNSSFPVSYCRLLLFLLFFILYLLSEKSTVNWKWSPLVLVLASGVSYYSIHTMRPADATGLLPAKSPILIYKYTIADNRLTYYYWNENGENRMSIPLAASKTAEATIRNNQIYHNGKKLTYGNDNKTNALLVNNKTLIYLSDYNRGIGFYTLRVLKTE encoded by the coding sequence ATGAAAGCACTAACAGGAAAATATTACGGCCTGCTGCCACTGCTATTGCTGTGCGGTTTTTATATTGTTAAAGCCACCGGTTTTTCGTTGCATGATTTCGGGAACTACTATTTCGGGGGCTATTTCTTTGCTCAGGGAACGTTCACTGCCGACATGTACTTTCCTTATATTTTTAACCGGGACATTGCCGCTTTAGGATATGAATCCCTTTTTTTAAGTTATGCGCCCAATACGCCGTTCCTGACTATCCTCTTTTACCCGTTTCATTTTTTAGATCCTTTTACCGCCAAGCTCATATTCAACCTGCTCAGTACCTTTTTATTCCTGTACAGTACCAGCCGGCTTGTCGCTTTTTATAAGATAAAACCCGTTTATGCCGCTATCATACCGGTCCTGTTTTTCCTTCCGGTTAAAAACAACCTGTTATTCGGTCAGTTATATTTTTTATTATTCTTTCTGTTAGCCGAAGGATGGCTCGCTTATGAAAAAAAACAGCTGTTCCGGATGAGTTTGTTTTGGAGCATGGCCGTTTTGATTAAGGTCTTCCCGGTAATGCTAATTGCTTTCCTGCTGTTTAAAAAAGCTTATAAACCGGCTGCATACCTTATTTTTTGCTGTGCCCTCTTAACAATTGGTTCCGTATTGTTAAACGGTGTTGAGGTCTGGTTTTTCTTTTTTGAAAAAGTACTTCCAAAAGCTTCGAACGGCGAAATAGCAACTGCTTTTGTAGACAATTACCAATCGGTTTATATGTTTCTGAAACGTATCTTTATTACCGACGCCATCGAAAATCCCTACCCGGCAGTCAATAACCCGTTTCTGTTTCACTTACTGTTAATGAGTTTTAAGCTTGGCCTGGTATTCATGGGGTACTACATAACTCAAATAAAGAAGAATACGCTTTTTGTTTTTTCCTATTGGATCATCATCATGCTGCTGCTTTCTCCCTATGGCAGCACCTATACGTTTATACTGCTGCTTTTTCCGTTTTTTAGTATTGTGAATACCAACAGCAGTCCTATCGTAAAATGCGGCTTTATACTATTGCTTTGCGGCAGCTGCAACTGGCCTTTACATTTTTTCACAAACAGTAGCTTTCCGGTCAGCTACTGCCGTTTATTACTATTCCTGTTGTTTTTTATACTATACCTGCTTTCCGAAAAAAGTACCGTCAACTGGAAATGGAGTCCGCTGGTTTTAGTACTGGCCTCCGGGGTGAGCTATTACAGCATCCATACCATGCGCCCTGCAGACGCAACGGGGCTGCTACCTGCAAAAAGCCCGATTCTTATTTATAAATATACCATTGCCGATAACCGGCTGACTTATTATTACTGGAATGAAAATGGTGAAAACCGGATGTCCATACCGTTAGCTGCATCAAAAACGGCTGAGGCAACGATCCGGAACAACCAGATTTACCACAATGGCAAAAAGCTCACTTATGGCAACGATAATAAAACCAATGCCCTACTAGTCAATAACAAAACCCTGATCTATTTATCCGATTACAACCGAGGAATTGGTTTTTATACCTTACGGGTACTAAAAACAGAGTAA
- a CDS encoding glycosyltransferase family 2 protein: MVNNKKIIVVLPAYNAAKTIERTYSEIPFDIVDDIILTDDFSKDDTIAVAKKLGIQHIIAHDRNKGYGANQKSCYKKALALQADIIIMLHPDYQYTPKLIPSMVNMVVTDLYDVVLGSRILGKGALKNGMPFYKYIANRLLTFFQNLLMNQKLSEYHTGYRCYKASVLQQIDFEKNSDDFVFDNEILAQCCFINARIGEISCPTHYFEDASSINFKRSVIYGLGVLRVSFSYALQKTGLFSFSIFNRL, translated from the coding sequence ATGGTAAACAATAAAAAAATAATAGTTGTCCTTCCGGCTTACAATGCCGCAAAAACCATTGAACGCACCTACAGCGAAATCCCTTTTGATATCGTAGACGACATCATTTTAACAGACGATTTCAGTAAGGACGACACTATTGCTGTTGCCAAAAAGTTAGGAATACAGCACATTATTGCCCATGACCGCAACAAAGGATATGGCGCCAATCAGAAATCCTGTTATAAAAAAGCATTAGCCTTGCAGGCCGATATTATCATCATGCTGCATCCCGATTACCAGTACACGCCAAAACTGATCCCTTCGATGGTAAACATGGTCGTTACCGATTTGTATGATGTGGTACTGGGATCCCGTATTTTAGGCAAAGGCGCCTTAAAAAACGGCATGCCGTTTTATAAATACATAGCCAACCGGCTGCTCACCTTTTTTCAGAATCTGCTTATGAACCAGAAATTATCGGAATACCATACCGGATACCGCTGTTATAAAGCGTCGGTTTTACAGCAGATTGATTTTGAAAAGAACTCAGACGATTTTGTGTTTGACAATGAAATACTGGCACAGTGCTGTTTTATCAATGCCCGTATTGGTGAAATTTCCTGCCCTACACATTATTTTGAAGATGCATCGTCCATTAATTTTAAACGAAGCGTTATTTATGGCCTCGGTGTGCTGAGGGTTTCTTTTAGCTATGCCCTGCAAAAAACCGGTTTGTTTTCATTTTCAATTTTTAACCGGTTATGA
- a CDS encoding B12-binding domain-containing radical SAM protein has protein sequence MSILLTHGYYLTDDPKEQKIMKPYPPLGLLYISAYLLERGIDNKVYDSTFYTQTEQLRFIAGMQPKVIAIYTNLMTKIEVIQLIRILLTDSRYGFPKIILGGPDITYNCENYLNTGAHFLIIGEGEETAYQLYNAIMDNTGYSGIDGIAYLENNVVVKTKARTKFKELNELPIPNREAVPIEKYLETWKTNHGKSSMTISTQRGCPYTCKWCSTAVYGQSYRRRPAQQVAAEMLLLKEKYNPDSIWFVDDVFTVSHKWLTEFHDEVIAQKAVIPFECITRAERLNDAILTLLKEAGCYRIWIGAESGSQKIIDLMDRRVDVNVVKEAIQKTNALGIETGTFIMVGYPGEDKTDIYKTIQYLKEANPTEYTITVAYPIKGTSLYDEIESNITIKPDWETSTDRQIDFKRTYSRKFYDYAVSKVVNEVEFYRELIKKENRNPVKILKLKVKSLLAGGLMMISK, from the coding sequence ATGAGTATTCTGCTGACACATGGGTACTATCTTACCGATGACCCGAAAGAACAGAAAATAATGAAGCCCTATCCGCCGTTAGGGCTGCTCTATATTTCTGCCTATTTGTTAGAACGCGGCATCGACAACAAAGTGTACGACAGCACTTTCTATACCCAAACAGAACAGCTTCGCTTTATTGCCGGAATGCAGCCGAAGGTCATTGCGATCTATACCAATCTGATGACCAAAATTGAAGTCATTCAGTTGATCCGGATCTTGCTTACCGATTCCCGCTACGGATTCCCGAAAATCATACTGGGCGGTCCGGACATTACCTATAACTGTGAGAACTACCTGAATACCGGGGCTCATTTCCTGATCATTGGCGAAGGAGAAGAAACCGCATACCAGCTCTACAATGCGATCATGGACAACACCGGTTATTCCGGTATTGACGGCATTGCCTATCTGGAAAACAATGTCGTGGTTAAAACCAAAGCCCGGACAAAGTTCAAAGAGCTTAACGAATTGCCGATACCCAACCGCGAAGCCGTTCCTATTGAAAAATATTTAGAAACCTGGAAAACAAATCACGGCAAAAGCTCGATGACCATTTCCACCCAGAGAGGCTGCCCTTACACCTGCAAATGGTGCAGTACGGCCGTTTACGGGCAAAGCTACCGCAGAAGGCCTGCACAGCAGGTTGCGGCAGAAATGCTGCTGTTAAAAGAAAAATACAATCCGGACAGCATCTGGTTTGTAGACGATGTATTTACCGTGAGCCACAAATGGCTGACGGAGTTTCACGATGAGGTCATTGCCCAAAAGGCGGTTATTCCTTTTGAATGCATCACCCGTGCCGAAAGGCTCAACGATGCGATATTGACCCTCTTGAAAGAAGCCGGCTGCTACCGGATCTGGATTGGCGCCGAAAGCGGTTCGCAGAAAATAATCGACCTGATGGACCGCCGTGTTGATGTTAACGTCGTAAAAGAAGCCATACAGAAAACAAATGCACTGGGTATCGAAACCGGAACGTTTATTATGGTGGGCTATCCGGGTGAAGACAAAACCGATATTTACAAAACCATTCAATATTTAAAAGAAGCCAACCCGACAGAATATACCATAACGGTGGCCTACCCGATTAAAGGGACATCCCTTTATGACGAGATCGAAAGCAACATTACCATCAAACCGGACTGGGAAACCTCAACCGACCGGCAAATTGATTTTAAAAGAACCTATTCCCGGAAATTCTATGATTATGCCGTGAGCAAAGTGGTTAACGAAGTCGAATTTTACCGCGAGCTCATTAAAAAGGAAAACAGGAATCCCGTTAAGATTTTAAAGCTGAAGGTAAAATCCCTTTTGGCCGGAGGACTAATGATGATTAGCAAATAG
- a CDS encoding class I SAM-dependent methyltransferase, with amino-acid sequence MKATFDIAASTYDVTFTNTVIGKLQRSYVYGHLSNCLNNQSVRSVLEINCGTGEDAFWLAGQGYRVTATDISEKMIQVAQQKKQAENITFRQADINALPAVFPSAQFDCIFSDFGGLNCLSPGELKNFFANAASLLPRNGSLLLVIMPKNTLWEQGYFLLKGQSGNIFRRKQEKVLANVDGEKIATYYYNPNDIKKLSEEHFTITTVKPVGLFVPPSYLETFISGKPKTTALLNYLENKAKNLSFTARYADHYFIALQKR; translated from the coding sequence ATGAAGGCAACATTCGACATAGCCGCATCTACCTATGATGTAACGTTTACCAATACGGTCATTGGCAAATTACAGCGCAGTTATGTTTACGGTCACCTCAGCAATTGCTTAAACAACCAATCTGTCCGGTCTGTTCTGGAAATAAACTGCGGTACCGGTGAAGATGCGTTCTGGCTTGCCGGGCAAGGTTACCGGGTTACGGCTACCGATATTTCGGAAAAAATGATACAGGTTGCCCAACAAAAAAAGCAGGCTGAGAATATCACTTTCCGCCAGGCCGACATTAATGCGCTGCCGGCGGTTTTCCCTTCGGCACAATTTGATTGTATCTTTTCCGATTTTGGCGGTTTAAACTGTTTGTCGCCCGGAGAATTAAAGAATTTCTTTGCTAATGCAGCATCCTTATTGCCCCGAAACGGAAGCCTGCTTCTGGTGATCATGCCCAAAAACACCCTTTGGGAGCAAGGCTATTTTCTTTTAAAAGGACAATCCGGCAATATTTTCCGCAGAAAGCAGGAAAAGGTTCTTGCCAATGTGGACGGAGAAAAGATTGCCACCTATTATTATAATCCAAACGATATTAAAAAACTGTCGGAAGAACATTTTACCATAACCACGGTAAAACCGGTTGGGTTGTTTGTTCCGCCTTCTTATCTGGAAACATTCATAAGCGGTAAGCCCAAAACAACCGCCTTACTGAACTATCTGGAAAACAAGGCAAAGAACCTCAGCTTTACCGCCCGTTATGCCGACCATTATTTTATAGCATTACAAAAGCGATGA
- a CDS encoding B12-binding domain-containing radical SAM protein: protein MSDILFSHSYYYRLDPKQWKNKTPFPPLGTLYAASLMRQNGYKVDLFDTNLLDSPLSVIPKLQQFQPDYLVIYDDGFNYLTKMCLTKMREACFEMIAIGKQHHAIVIVCSSDSTDHYEKYLEKGADYILQGEGEYSLLELIKALDSKQTAASLSGIIFKDPDTQHTRINPKRTVIQHLDELPQPAWDLVNIPDYKAIWQKSKYPFTLNIATTRGCPYKCNWCAKPIYGNRYNAHSPEYIVRQIAYLKEQFGVSRFWMCDDIFGLKPNWVQEFGKELDRQKITIRYYIQSRVDLLLKEDTISVLAKSGLEEVWVGAESASQKILDAMDKGTTVAQIYEATRLLKSKKVSVAFFLQFGYLTENQEDIQKTIAMVKELLPDNIGISVSYPLPGTKFYDKVKEDLKLKSNWSDSDDLDMMFHGTYSSEYYRKLQRLVHKEYRISQGISFLKNIFNDSVNRTQLKSILKLGYYIPSTYIDRYRIKALAKS from the coding sequence ATGTCTGACATCCTTTTTTCGCATTCTTATTATTACAGGCTGGATCCGAAGCAATGGAAAAACAAAACGCCTTTTCCGCCTTTGGGAACGCTTTATGCAGCTTCGTTAATGCGACAGAACGGCTATAAGGTTGACTTGTTCGACACCAATTTATTAGACAGTCCGCTGTCTGTCATTCCCAAATTACAACAGTTTCAGCCCGATTACCTGGTTATTTATGACGACGGTTTTAATTACCTGACCAAAATGTGCCTCACTAAAATGAGAGAAGCCTGTTTTGAAATGATCGCCATCGGGAAACAACATCACGCCATTGTGATTGTCTGCAGTTCCGATTCGACGGATCATTATGAAAAATACCTGGAAAAAGGCGCCGATTATATTCTACAGGGTGAAGGCGAATACAGCCTGCTGGAGCTTATAAAAGCTTTAGACAGCAAACAAACGGCTGCCAGTCTGAGCGGGATTATTTTTAAAGACCCCGACACGCAGCACACCCGTATAAACCCCAAAAGAACAGTTATTCAGCACCTGGACGAATTGCCGCAGCCGGCATGGGACCTGGTAAATATTCCTGACTATAAAGCCATCTGGCAAAAAAGCAAATATCCTTTTACCCTGAATATTGCCACCACCAGAGGCTGTCCGTATAAATGCAACTGGTGCGCCAAGCCAATTTACGGCAATCGCTACAATGCCCATTCGCCGGAATATATCGTGCGGCAGATCGCTTATTTAAAAGAACAGTTCGGGGTTTCCCGATTCTGGATGTGTGATGACATTTTCGGATTAAAACCCAATTGGGTACAGGAATTCGGAAAAGAACTGGACAGGCAGAAAATCACCATCCGCTACTACATACAGAGCCGGGTGGATTTATTATTAAAAGAAGATACGATTTCTGTCCTGGCAAAATCCGGTCTGGAAGAAGTATGGGTAGGTGCCGAAAGCGCTTCCCAGAAAATCCTGGATGCGATGGACAAAGGAACTACGGTAGCCCAGATATATGAAGCGACCCGATTGCTCAAAAGCAAAAAAGTGAGCGTGGCGTTCTTTCTCCAGTTTGGCTACCTGACCGAAAACCAGGAGGACATTCAAAAAACCATTGCGATGGTTAAGGAACTGCTGCCGGACAATATTGGCATTTCGGTATCCTACCCGCTTCCGGGAACCAAATTTTACGACAAGGTTAAAGAAGACCTGAAACTCAAATCCAACTGGTCCGATTCTGATGATCTGGACATGATGTTTCACGGCACCTACTCCTCCGAATATTACCGGAAACTGCAACGCCTGGTGCATAAGGAATACCGCATCAGCCAGGGCATCAGTTTTCTGAAAAATATATTTAACGATTCCGTAAACCGGACACAGCTCAAATCCATATTAAAATTAGGGTATTATATTCCCAGTACCTATATTGATCGTTACCGGATAAAAGCATTGGCAAAATCATGA
- a CDS encoding nucleotidyltransferase domain-containing protein, with translation MKILKPILYFSIFNHPLKLEEIYSFSDHENRNDFDCEIEQALASGIITKTDSYYHINLTSEHIKRRETGNRNAVKALGTAQKKAHFISSWFPFVEAVAISGSLSKGYFDSKSDIDYFIIVKPEHLWTCRTFLVAYKKLFLFNSRKYFCMNYFITADNLEIEEKNRFTATEIATLVPLHGKEMLTAFFEQNRWVTDYFPNHQKKDAEIKPVVKKRIVRAVENLLSGSFGKKVEKMTFTTTFSFWKVKFEKKLASEFSIAFKSSKRVSKHHPSNFQKRVIDALNRKYEELYTAHNIQLTKEHV, from the coding sequence TTGAAGATATTAAAGCCTATTCTCTATTTTTCGATTTTTAATCACCCTCTGAAATTAGAGGAAATCTATTCTTTCTCCGATCATGAGAACAGAAATGATTTTGACTGCGAAATAGAACAGGCTTTAGCAAGCGGAATCATCACCAAAACCGATTCCTACTACCATATCAACCTGACTTCCGAACACATTAAAAGACGCGAAACAGGTAACCGGAATGCCGTCAAAGCACTGGGAACCGCACAAAAAAAAGCCCATTTTATCAGTTCGTGGTTTCCTTTTGTAGAAGCCGTTGCCATTTCCGGATCGCTTTCAAAAGGATATTTTGACAGCAAAAGTGATATCGACTATTTTATAATCGTTAAACCGGAACACCTCTGGACCTGCCGGACTTTCCTGGTAGCCTATAAAAAATTATTCCTGTTCAATTCCAGGAAATATTTCTGTATGAATTACTTCATTACAGCCGACAATCTTGAAATAGAAGAAAAAAACAGGTTTACAGCCACCGAAATTGCTACTTTAGTACCGTTACACGGAAAAGAAATGCTGACTGCTTTTTTTGAACAAAACCGCTGGGTAACCGACTATTTTCCAAACCATCAGAAAAAAGACGCAGAAATAAAACCCGTTGTTAAAAAACGAATTGTCCGCGCCGTTGAAAACCTGCTTTCCGGTTCCTTTGGAAAGAAAGTAGAGAAAATGACCTTTACCACTACTTTTTCATTTTGGAAAGTGAAATTCGAGAAAAAACTGGCTTCCGAATTTTCCATCGCTTTCAAATCATCAAAAAGAGTGTCCAAACACCATCCTTCCAATTTTCAGAAAAGAGTCATTGACGCTTTAAACCGGAAATACGAAGAATTATATACCGCACACAATATCCAATTAACCAAAGAACATGTCTGA
- the polA gene encoding DNA polymerase I: protein MSQQKRLFLLDAYALIFRGYYAFIKNPRINSKGLDTSAVMGFMNSLMDVIKREKPGYLAVAFDKGGSDFRNQMFPEYKANRDETPEAIKIAVPYIQEILRAMHIPIMELPGYEADDLIGTLAKQAEKEGYTVYMVTPDKDFAQLVSENIFMYRPARMGNDIEIWGVPQVLEKFEIERPEQVIDFLGMMGDAVDNIPGLPGVGEKTAKKLLKEYGSMENLLANTHELKGKMKENIEANAEKGIMSKTLATILLDCPVTFDEKDFELSRPDVEKTEAIFQELEFRRMKEQFDKLFADGSEFDEINTNNLEPSASTVSKTTRKSAKNEDQFSLFGEAAPAETAAAAHNSYYNTLENTSHNYQIVQGDLGIKLMLQNLLQQSEVCFDTETTGLDALHAELVGIAFSFEKGKGFYVPFPENQDEAKALLEKLLPFFENENITKIGQNLKYDLKVLSNYDVVVKGKLFDTMIAHYLINPDMRHNMDVLAETYLKYSPKSIETLIGKKGKNQKSMRDVELEDVKEYAVEDADITLQLKELFSEQLDKTGTKKLFDDIEIPLVTVLAAMEREGIRLDVDFLKSLSKELDNDIKVFEQQIYETAGEKFNLASPKQLGDILFDKLKIGGAKQKKTKTGQYATGEEVLSYLANEHEIVKNILDWRQLVKLQNTYIDALPNQVDKVTQRVHTDYMQTVAATGRLSSNNPNLQNIPIRTERGRQIRKAFVARDENYTLVSADYSQIELRIIAALSGEQNMINSFRNGEDIHASTAAKVFNVPLEEVTREQRSHAKTVNFGIIYGVSAFGLSNQTSLSRSESKELIDTYYQTYPRLKAYIQEQMEFARNHGYVQTVLGRRRYLKDINSANAVVRGAAERNAVNAPIQGSAADIIKIAMINIHKRLIAENWKSKMLLQVHDELVFDVHNSELEKIQPMIKHEMENAFILEVPLKVELGHGKDWLQAH, encoded by the coding sequence ATGTCACAACAAAAACGCCTTTTTCTTCTTGATGCTTATGCATTAATCTTTCGCGGCTATTATGCTTTTATCAAAAATCCCCGCATAAACTCCAAAGGATTAGACACTTCAGCTGTTATGGGATTCATGAATTCCCTGATGGATGTTATTAAAAGAGAAAAACCGGGTTATCTGGCTGTTGCTTTTGACAAAGGCGGAAGTGATTTCAGAAACCAGATGTTTCCGGAATATAAAGCCAATCGTGATGAAACTCCCGAAGCGATAAAAATTGCCGTTCCCTACATACAGGAAATTTTAAGAGCCATGCATATTCCCATTATGGAATTACCGGGCTATGAAGCTGATGATCTGATCGGAACACTGGCAAAACAAGCCGAAAAAGAAGGCTATACGGTTTATATGGTTACGCCCGATAAAGATTTTGCACAGCTGGTTTCCGAAAATATTTTTATGTACCGCCCGGCACGAATGGGGAATGATATCGAGATCTGGGGTGTTCCTCAGGTACTTGAAAAATTTGAAATTGAAAGACCGGAACAGGTAATCGACTTCCTGGGCATGATGGGTGATGCTGTCGACAATATTCCGGGACTACCGGGAGTGGGCGAAAAAACAGCCAAAAAATTACTGAAAGAATACGGTTCTATGGAAAACCTCTTGGCCAATACCCATGAGCTGAAAGGAAAAATGAAAGAGAATATCGAAGCCAATGCCGAAAAAGGGATCATGTCCAAAACACTGGCAACGATCCTTTTGGACTGCCCGGTAACTTTTGATGAAAAAGACTTTGAACTGTCCCGTCCGGATGTTGAAAAAACGGAAGCCATATTCCAGGAACTGGAATTCCGGAGAATGAAAGAACAGTTCGACAAACTGTTTGCCGACGGATCGGAATTTGACGAAATCAATACCAATAATTTAGAACCTTCGGCATCGACTGTTTCCAAAACCACTCGGAAATCGGCTAAAAACGAAGACCAGTTCTCATTATTTGGTGAAGCGGCTCCGGCCGAAACAGCCGCTGCGGCACACAACAGTTACTACAATACATTAGAAAACACCAGTCATAATTACCAGATTGTACAAGGCGACCTGGGCATTAAACTAATGCTGCAAAACCTGCTACAGCAATCGGAAGTATGTTTTGATACCGAAACAACAGGCCTCGATGCCTTACATGCCGAACTGGTTGGAATTGCCTTTTCTTTCGAAAAAGGAAAAGGATTTTATGTACCGTTTCCGGAAAACCAGGACGAAGCAAAAGCACTGCTTGAAAAACTGCTGCCGTTCTTTGAAAACGAAAACATTACCAAAATAGGGCAAAACCTGAAATACGATTTAAAAGTATTGTCCAATTATGATGTGGTTGTAAAAGGAAAACTTTTTGACACCATGATTGCCCATTACCTGATCAATCCGGATATGCGCCACAACATGGACGTACTGGCGGAAACCTATTTAAAATATTCGCCGAAATCCATTGAAACCCTGATTGGTAAAAAAGGGAAAAATCAAAAATCCATGCGCGATGTGGAACTGGAAGATGTTAAGGAATATGCTGTGGAAGATGCCGATATTACGTTACAGCTAAAAGAACTATTCTCGGAACAGCTGGATAAAACAGGTACTAAAAAACTGTTTGACGACATTGAAATCCCATTGGTTACCGTTCTGGCAGCTATGGAACGCGAAGGAATCCGTCTGGATGTTGATTTTCTGAAATCGCTATCGAAAGAACTGGATAACGATATTAAAGTTTTTGAACAGCAAATCTATGAAACTGCCGGGGAGAAATTCAACCTGGCTTCTCCGAAACAATTAGGAGATATCCTTTTCGATAAATTAAAGATTGGCGGAGCCAAACAAAAGAAAACCAAAACCGGACAATATGCAACCGGTGAGGAAGTGCTGAGCTACCTTGCCAACGAACATGAAATTGTCAAAAACATTCTGGACTGGCGCCAATTGGTTAAACTTCAGAACACCTATATTGATGCGTTACCGAACCAGGTAGACAAAGTAACCCAGCGGGTGCATACCGATTATATGCAAACGGTTGCCGCAACCGGCCGATTGAGTTCGAACAATCCGAACCTGCAAAACATTCCGATCCGTACCGAAAGAGGCCGTCAGATCCGGAAAGCTTTTGTAGCAAGAGATGAAAACTACACACTGGTTTCTGCCGATTACTCTCAGATAGAACTGCGCATTATCGCGGCCTTAAGCGGAGAACAAAACATGATCAATTCGTTCCGGAACGGAGAAGACATTCACGCTTCCACAGCTGCAAAAGTATTCAACGTGCCTCTGGAAGAAGTAACCCGCGAACAGCGTAGCCATGCCAAAACCGTTAACTTCGGGATCATATATGGTGTATCTGCTTTTGGTTTGAGCAATCAGACCTCTCTGAGCCGTTCCGAAAGTAAGGAACTTATTGACACCTATTACCAGACCTATCCAAGACTGAAAGCCTATATCCAGGAACAAATGGAATTTGCCAGAAATCACGGTTATGTACAAACCGTTTTGGGCAGACGCCGTTATTTAAAAGACATCAACTCTGCGAATGCCGTTGTGAGAGGTGCCGCCGAACGAAATGCCGTTAACGCCCCTATTCAGGGTAGTGCTGCCGATATTATCAAGATAGCGATGATCAATATTCACAAACGCCTGATTGCCGAAAACTGGAAAAGTAAAATGCTGCTGCAGGTACACGATGAGCTTGTTTTTGACGTGCACAACAGTGAATTGGAGAAAATTCAGCCAATGATCAAACACGAAATGGAGAACGCTTTTATACTGGAAGTTCCTTTGAAAGTAGAATTAGGTCACGGAAAAGACTGGCTACAAGCCCATTAG
- a CDS encoding response regulator transcription factor: MNIIVVEDHQELAGELMRFLTDSGYICTVKKNCKAALDEIDRNEYDVMLLDLGLPDGDGLDLLKTIRKNKSKMGIIVITARGELDDRINGFHLGADDYLTKPFALTELSARLFAVIRRIHGFTMNELPIHGFRIQLQDYKVRHGEQSISLTKKEFDVFQYLVLNKNRVVTRLQLTEHIWGDILEINSDSNFIDVHVRNLRKKLEKHEKLDWFETVRNVGYRINE, encoded by the coding sequence ATGAATATTATTGTTGTGGAAGACCATCAGGAATTAGCCGGGGAGCTTATGCGTTTCCTGACCGATAGCGGCTATATCTGTACGGTAAAAAAGAACTGCAAAGCGGCACTCGATGAAATTGACAGAAACGAATATGATGTGATGTTGCTGGATTTAGGACTGCCGGACGGCGACGGTCTGGATTTGCTAAAAACCATCCGGAAGAATAAATCGAAGATGGGCATTATTGTAATCACTGCCAGAGGAGAACTGGATGACCGGATCAATGGTTTTCATCTGGGAGCAGACGATTACCTGACCAAACCGTTTGCATTGACGGAATTGAGCGCCCGTTTGTTTGCCGTGATCCGCCGGATACACGGTTTTACAATGAATGAACTGCCGATTCACGGTTTCCGGATTCAGTTGCAGGATTATAAAGTCCGGCACGGGGAACAGTCGATTAGCTTAACAAAAAAGGAATTTGACGTTTTTCAGTACCTGGTGCTCAACAAAAACAGGGTGGTTACCCGTTTGCAGCTCACAGAGCATATCTGGGGCGATATACTGGAAATCAATTCCGATTCCAATTTTATAGACGTGCATGTCCGAAACCTGAGGAAAAAACTGGAAAAACACGAAAAGCTGGATTGGTTTGAAACGGTCCGGAATGTAGGATATCGCATTAACGAATGA